Part of the Crossiella cryophila genome, GGTCGATCTCCACCACCGCGGCCAGCGAGCGGGCCAGCAGGAACAGCGCGGCGCCCACGCCGAGGCCGAGCAGTGCCGCGGCCAGCGACTCCCCGGCCGCGATCCGCCGCGCCTGCCCCGGATCCGCGCCGACCAGCCGGATCGAGGCCAGTCGCTGTTCCCTGGCTCCCGCGCCGATCTGGGTGGCGACCAGCACGAACACCCCGATCGGCACCAGCAGCGCGGCCGCGGCCGCGGTGAGCAGCAGCTGGAACATCTCGTCCATCGGCGGTGTGTCCACGGTGTTGCCGATCCGCAGCACCGGGGAGGCCTGCGCGCGCTGCTGCTCGGGCAGCCCGACGTAGAAGAACAGCTCGCCGGGCCGGTCGAGGCCGGCATCGCCGATGTGGCCGATCTCCTTGGCTGGCAGGCGTTCCCGCAACAGCTCGTTACCGGGCTGGGCGAGCAGCCGGGACAGCGCGGGCGAGGTCACCAGCTCCCCCGGCCCCGGCAGCCGGTCCAGGCCGGGCGGCAACCGCGGCGCGTCACCGTCGGCGCCCAGCTCGGCCCCGGCGATGTACTGCCCGCGCCAGTACTGGCCGACCTGCCTGGCCAGCAGGTGGGTCGGGTTGCCGGCGCCTGTCTTGCCCGGCTCCCCGGTGGCCAGCTCGCGGGCGGCGATCCGGTCGGCCTTGCCCTGCTGGGCGTTGCCCACCGAGGCGGCCAGCAGCAGCACCATCACGCCCAGCCCGATGCCGACCGCGGAGAGCATCAGCCGGGCCCAGGCCGCGCGGCCGCCGGTGAGCGCGAGCCGGGTGCCGAGCAGCAGCTCACCCAGCCACTGCCCGATCCGGACCTCGTCCACAGGCGACCGCTGCGTCATGCCAGTGCTCATTCCGCTCGTAGGCCCTCCGGCCGCATGGCCCGCAGCACCGACGGTAGCGTCAGCAGGCTCACCACGAGCGCAGCCAGCACCGCCGCGCCCGCGGACACCCCGACCGAGGTCCAGTCCAGCAGCAGCGGCCGGTTCACGGTGCGCAGCAACAGCGCGCCGAGCCCGATCCCGGCCCCGGCCGAGACCACCGCGGCCAGCAGCACCGGCACCGCGTTCTGCCACAGCACCGAACCGGCCAGGGTGCGCCTCGGCACCCCGTTGGCCGAGAGCACCGCCAGCGGCCTGCGCCGTTCCCGCACCTGCTCGAAGCCGATCACCAGCAGGCTGGCCGCGGCCAGCAGCAGCGCGACCAGCACGCCGATGAGCACCCCGCGCCGCACGGTGCCGTAGCTCTGCGCGCGCTCCCGGTTGTAGGAGTTGTCGTTGTACTGCGGGTGCACCGAGGCCCGCCAGTTGTACGGGCCCAGCACGTTGCGCACGTGCTCGGCGGCGTCCGGCTGGGCCGGGTCGATCCGCAGGTAGGCGGACAGGTAGAGCTGCTTGGCCAGTTCCGGCGGCAGGCCACCGGTCGGCAGCAGGATGCTGGCGCCGAGTGAGTATTCGCTGCCCACCCGGGCCTTGGCCGGGCCGAGCTTGGCAGGCACGGTCCAGTTGGGCTGCCAGGCCGGGCCCCGGCCGGTCCCGTCGACATCGATCATGAGCTGCTGGCCGGGGACCGGCGGCGGGCTCGGGTCGGAGGTGCCGGGATTCGGCGCCACCCGCCAGGCCTTGCCAGGCCCGCAGTCGGTGATGTCGGTCTGCCTGCTCAGCTCCGCGCAGTCGGCGAGCACGATCGAGTAGAAGTCGTTGACGCCCGGTCCACGTGCCAGCGTGCTGGCGATGCCGGTGACCGAGAGCAGACCGGGGGCGCGGCTCAGCTGCCCGAGCACCGCCGGCGGATCGATGGCGCCCGAGCGCACGCTCACCAGCAGCCTGGCCGCGTCGCTGGGCCGGTCCGCTGGCGGGAACTCCCGCTGGGCGGTCATCAGCACGGTCTGCAGCGCGATGCCACCGGCCAGCACCACCGCGAGGCCGCCGATCACCCTGGCCGAGGTGCCGCTGTCCAGCTGCATCCGGCGCACCGCGAGCTGCCAGGCCGGGTGGCCGCCACGGAAGTAGCCGACCGTCTTCTCGATCGCCCACGGCAGCAGCAGTGGGATGCTCACCAGCAGGAGCATCACCCCGGCCGCGATCACCACGATGGCCCGGCCGGAGGTGCCGCTGCCCGTCTGGTCGATCAGACCGCCTGCCTGCACGGCCAGCAGCCCACCACCGAGCAGCAGCGGGACCAGCCGCCAGGCGAGCCTGCGGGTGATCGGCCTGGCCTGCCGGACCGAACCGAGCGGGTCGACCAGGGTGTTGCGCAGCGCGGCCATGGACACCGCCACCGCGAGCACCGGCACGCCGAGCGCGATCAGCGCGACCAGCCAGAGCGAGGGCCGCACGTCCGCGGCGAAGATGCTGGTGCCCCACAGCTCGACCAGCTCCACCAGCTGCCTGCCGAGCAGGAACACCGCCCCGCCGAGCAGCACCCCGAGCACCGCGCCGATCAGCGTCTCGCCCGCGGCCACCCGCCGGGTCTGCGCCGCGTCCGCGCCGACCAGCCGCAGCGCGGCCAGCCTGCGGTCGCGGGCGGCGGCGGCCAGCCGGGTGCTGGTGGCGATGAAGACCACCACCGGGATCAGCATGGTGCAGGCCCCGACCAGCACCAGCAGCAACAGCAGCGGTTCCAGCTCCCGTGGCGATTTCGCCTCGCCGAAGGAGTACACCGCCCTGGCGTCGCCTGCCCAGCTCAGGTCGGCCACCCCGGCGTAGAAGAACAACTCGTGCGGCCCGACCAGGCCGGCACCGGCGATCAGCCGCCGGGGACCGTCGAACCGGGGCCGCAGCAACTCGCCCTCGGCCGAGTCCAGCAGCTTGTTCAGCGCGGGCGAGACCAGGAACTCACCGGCCTTGGGCAGCACGCCGACCCCCGGCGGCAGCGCGGTCCGGCCGCCGGTGGACTGGAGCAGCACGCCCTGCACGCTCTGCCCGCGGAACTCGGTGCTGGTCCGCACGGCCACCAGCGGGTCGAGCCCCGGCACCGGTTGCTGCGCCGCCGTGGGCACCGCCCGGCCGGACCGGCGGGCGTCGTGGTCGTCCTTGATGTTGAGGAAGGAGGCCGCGAGCAGCAGCACGGCCACCCCGATGCCGATGCCGACGGCGGTGAGGGAGAGCCTCGCCCAGGAGTTCCGGCTGCCCCCGACAGCCAGCCGGACCCCCAGGGCGAGGTCGTCGACCCAGCGGCGCACAGCCGTGCGCGTGTCCATTTCGCCCTTACCCATCAGCCGCGACTCCCAAACCCGGGCCCGCGCATCAGCCGACCAGCTCGACGTCGCGGGTCCGCCCGTCACGGACGACGACCTCGCGGTCGGAGTAGGCGGCCACCCTGGCCTCGTGCGTCACCAGCACCACCGCGGCCCCGGTGTCCTTGGCCGCGGTGACCAGCAGTCGCATCACCCGCTCGCCGTTGAGCGAGTCGAGCGCCCCGGTGGGCTCGTCGGCGAAGATCACCCGCGGTCCGGTGACCAGCGCGCGGGCCACCGCGACCCGCTGGCCCTGGCCGCCGGAGGTCTCGCCGGGCCGCTTGTCCCGCACGTCGGCGACCTCCAGCCGGTCCAGCCACTCGGTGGCCCTGCGCTCGGCCTCCCGGCGCTTGGTCCCGCCCAGCCGCAGCGGCAGCGCCACGTTCTCCACCGAGGTCAGTTCCGGCACCAGCTGGCCGAACTGGAAGACGAAGCCGAACTCGGTGCGCCGCAACGCACTGCGCTCGGACTCGCCCATCGCCGACATCTCCCGGCCGCGGAAACTGACCCGGCCGGAGTCCGGCACCAGGATCCCGGCCAGGCAGTGCAGCAGGGTGGACTTGCCGGAGCCGGACGGCCCCATCACGGCCACCACCTCGCCCGGACTGACCTGCATGCCCGCCCCGGCCAGCGCCGGGGTGGGGCCGAAGGTCTTGTGCAGGTCGAATCCGGCCAGCAGTGGCCCGTTCACGTTGTTCATGCCCCGACTTCCTTGGCTAGCTGGTCCAGGCGGGCGGCGGTCAGCTCCAGCCACCGCAGGTCGGCTTCCAGGTGGAACAGCGCGTGATCGCAGATGAGCTGGTCGGCCAGGTCGCCCGCGCTCTTGCGCTGGGTCAGCTCACGCATCAGCCGCAGGTGCTCGGCGCGCTGGGTGTCCAGCAGGTCGGCGGCGCCGCGACCGGACAGCAGCGCGAGCACGACCTTGGTGTACAGCGTGTTCTGCAGGTACGGCTCCGGCTTCTCCGGCGTGGCCAGCCAGGCCCCGACATCGGTGATCCCGGCGCCGGTGATGGCGTAGCGCTTGCGCTCCGGCCCCTCGCCCTGCTCGACGCCCTCGACCTGCACCAGCCCGTTGCGGAGCAGCCGGGACAGCGTCGAGTAGACCTGCCCGTAGTGCAGCGGGCGGTCCTGCCCGAAGCGCTCGTCATAGGCGCGTTTGAGGTCGTACCCGTGCCGGGGGCCGCCTTCCAGCAGCCCGAGCAGGGTGTGCCCGATTGACATGGGAGCGACTCTACACGGCGGGTATACACACGGTCTATACATGGCCTGAATAGGACATTCGGGTCAACGTGCAACCCGCCACCCGGCTGCCCGCGTATCAGCGGTGGAGAGGAGGTCGCGCGTGCGAAGGAAGATCATCGGTCTGACCCTGGCGATCGGCCTGACCGGGGCGCTGATCGGCGTGCTGGGCACCACCGGGGTGTGGCAGAACGCGGCCGAGTGGGCCGGTCTGGACGCCGCGGCGAGCACCACCACCAGCCGCACCAGTCCGCCTGCGGAGACCTCGGTGGAGGTGGTGGCGGTGCCGACCAACCCGGCCCGCCCGCCGAACACCCCCGGCCCGCAGCCCGAACCCAAGCTGGACCCGAACGGCAAGCCGATCTGCGCGGTGGACCCGAGCTACTTCGACAAGAAGGTGGACGGGCTCAAGGACGCCGCCGAGGCGGCCTGGAAGCACGTCCGGCAGGTGGCCTGGGAGGCCGGGCTGACCCTGTGCGTGCACGACGGCAAGCGCAGCACCGCCGCCCAGCAGGCCGAGTTCGACGCCGCGGTGGCCTTGCACGGCAGTGTGGCCAAGGCCAAGCAGTTCGTGCTGCCGCCCGGCAAGTCCCTGCACGTGCAGGGGCTGGCGGTGGACGTGCAGCCGCGCCCGTCGGCGGCCTGGCTGGAGCGGACCAAGGGCGAGTTCGGCTGGTGCCGCCGCTACGCCAACGAGCCATGGCACTTCGAGTTCGACGCCAGGTACAAGACCCAGGGCTGCCCGGAGCTGTTGCCGCACCCGTGATCCGCCGTCGGCGTGTTCGCCCCCCGACATGCCAGCGGCAGGGCTGGACCGCCCGGACCCTGCGTCCGGGCGGCCCGGCCGCTCAGTCCGCGATCAGGCAGAACGGGTGCCCGGCCGGGTCGGCGTAGACCCGCCAGCCCTTCTTCGAGCTGCCCTGCACCTCGCCGAGGACCACCGCCCCGCAGGCCAGCGTGCGCTCGTGCTCGGCGTCCAGGTCGTCCACCCGCAGGTCCAGGTGCAGCATCTGCGGCCGCTCGCCGGTGGGCCAGGTGGGCGGCCGGTAGTCCTGGACCCGCTGGAAGCCGAGCCGGGCCACCCCGTCGTCGTCGTAGAGGGCCAGGAAGTCCTCCCGGCCCTTGATGAGCTGCCAGCCGAGCAGCCTGCCGTAGAACTCGGCCAGCTCCCTCGGGTTCGGGCAGTCGATCGCGGTCAGTTCGATCCGCACACCGGAAGCCATCTGCCTGTTCACCTCTCCCTAGAACAGCAACTGGGACACAGTGTGGATACCCAGTCCGGCCAGCGCGCCCACCACGGTGCCGTTGATCCGGATGAACTGCAGGTCCCTGCCGACCTGGAGTTCCACCTTGCGCGCGGTCTGCTCGCCGTCCCAGCGGTCCACCGTGTCGGTGATCAGCGTGACGATCTCGGCCTGGTAGTTGGTGACCAGGTAGACCGCGGCGCCCTCCAGCCAGCCGTCCACCTTGGCCCGCAGCTCCGGCTCCGCGCCGAGCTTGCGGCCCAGGGTGCGCAGGCCGTCGCGGACCCGGACGCGGAACTCGCTGGAGGGGTCCTCGGCCGCGGCCAGGATCATCTTCTTCGCGGTGCCCCAGGCCGAGCCGACCAGGTTCTGCACGTCCGGGTGCTCCACGACCTGCTGTTTGACCGCCTCGGCCTTGGCCATGGTGTCCGGGTCGTGCTGCAGGTCGTGCGCGAACTCGGCCAGGAACTTGTCCACCGCCAGCCGCACCGGGTGTTCCGGCTCGGTCTTGACCGCCCAGGCGAAGGCCAGCAGCTCGTTGTAGACCTTGTCCGCGACCATGCCTTCCACGAACTTCGGCGACCAGGACGGGGCGCGGTCGGAGACCAGCGACTTGAGCGTGTGCTCGTTGGTCAGCACGTAGTCGTAGGCGCGGTCGAAGAGCAGGTCGACCAGCTTGTGGTGGGCGCCGTCGGCGAAGGTCTGGCCGAGCAGTCTGCCCAGCGGCGGCCCCCACGGCCGGTCCACCAGCTTGCGCACCACGGCCTGTTCCAGCACGGCCTGCACGTCCTCGTCACGCAGCACGGTGACCGCGCCGCGCACCGCGGTGGCCAGCTCCTCGGTGACCCGCTCGGCGTGCCCAGGGGCGGCCAGCCACTGGCCGAGCCGCCCGGCGATGCCGACCCGGCTGAGCTTGTCCCTGACCACCTCGGTGGAGAGGAAGTTGGCGCCGACGAAGTCGCCGAGGCTGGTGCCCAGCTCCTTCTTGCGGGTCGGGATGATCGCGGTGTGCGGGATCGGCAGGCCAAGCGGCCGCCGGAACAACGCGGTCACCGCGAACCAGTCCGCGAGCGCGCCGACCATGCCGGCCTCGGCCGCGGCCCGGACGAAGCCCACCCAGGCCGGCGCGCCCACCGACTCCTGCCAGCGCGCGAAGACGTAGATGACCACCGCCCCGAGCAGGAACGAGGTGGCCACGGCCTTCATCTTGCGCAGTTCGGCGCGCTTGACGGTCTCGGCGGGTGTCAGCGTTTCCACAACTCCGATTGTGGCTCAGCCCGGTGAAGTTGCAGGATCTCTGACGTGACCATTCCCGCTCTCGTCTCCCGGCTCCAGCCGTTCACCTCGACGATCTTCGCTGAGATGACGGCGTTGGCGCAGCGCACCGGCGCGGTCAACCTGGGTCAGGGTTTCCCGGACACCGACGGTCCGGCCTCGATGCTCGCCGCCGCCCAGCAGGCGATCGCGGACGGGATCAACCAGTACCCGCCCGGCCCCGGCCGCCCCGAACTGCGCGCGGCCATCGCCGAGCACCGCGCGGGCCAGTACGGCCAGCAGTTCGACCAGGACACCGAGATCCTGGTCACCGTCGGCGCCACCGAGGCCATCGCGGCCAGCCTGATCGCCCTGGTCGAACCGGGCGACGAGGTCATCCTGATCGAGCCCTACTACGACTCCTACGCCGCCTCGGTGGCCATGGCCGGCGGCGTTCGCCGTGCGGTCGCCCTGCGCCCCGACCCGGACACCGGCCGGTTCACCCTGGACGTCGAGGCCCTGCGCGCCGCGGCGGGCCCCAAGACCAAGGCCCTGCTGCTCAACACCCCGCACAACCCGACCGGCACCGTGCTCACCGACGCCGAACTGGCCGAGATCGCCGACCTGGCCCAGCGGCACGACTTCCTGGTGATCTCCGACGAGGTCTACGAGCACCTGCTCTACGACGGTCGGAAGCACCACCCCATCGGCACCTTCCCCGGCATGGCCGAGCGCACCCTGACCATCTCCAGCAGCGGCAAGACCTTCAACGCCACCGGCTGGAAGATCGGCTGGGTGTGCGGCCCGAAGGAGCTGATCGCCGCGGTCCGCGCGGCCAAGCAGTTCATCACCTTCGTCGGCGGTGCCCCCTTCCAGCCCGCGGTCGCGCACGCCCTGCGCAACGAACTGCCCTGGGTGGAAACCCTCCGCCAGGACCTGCAGCGCAAACGCGACCGCCTGTCCGAGGGCCTGGCAGGCGCCGGCTTCAAGGTCCTGCCCAGCGAGGGCACCTACTTCATCTGCACCGACGTCCGCCCCCTCGGCTTCGACGACGGCGCCACCCTCTGCCGCGAACTGCCCGAACGCATCGGCGTGGCCGCGATCCCGGTCCAGGTCTTCTGCGACGACCCGGCCACCGCCCGCCACCTGGTCCGCTTCGCCTACTGCAAGCGGGACGAGGTCCTCGACGAGGCCCTGCTCCGCCTGGGCAAACTCACCGCCTGACCAACACACACGAACCCCCGGTGCCCGTGCAGCCGCGCAACGGCGGCCAGCGCGGCCGCCGGGGGTTCGTGCCGCAACCGCTCGTGCAGGGCCAGCATCATCGCCCCGGTCCCGGCGTCGGCGACCTCCACCACACTCGCGATCACCGCACCCCGGCCCGCCCGCAACACCCGCCCCAGCCCGCAGGCGGAGAGCACGGTCAGCCCACCAGCCCTGGCCAGCACCTCGGCCAGCCGCACCGGCCCGTCGGCCAGCTCAAGACACCCGTTGTGCTGCCGCCCGTGCGCCGCGACGTGCACCGTCCCGGCCGACGCCACCGCCCGCAGGGTCTCCGCGACCCTCGCCCGGACCAGCAACCGCCCACCGTGCACGGCGTGCAACGCCCGAACCTCCGCCTCGGCCCCCGGCAACCCCGGTCCGGCAACCCACAACGGTTCCCCCGACCGGGGCACGCCAGGCTTCCAGCCGGGCGGCAACACCGTGGTCTCCCGCCCGGCCAGCGCCGGCAACGCACCCCAGGGCACCCCCGCGAGTTCCTCCGGCACGACCACCGTCACGGCCGCCCCGATCTCCGCCGCGGGCCACACCAGCCGCTGGATCCCCAGCGCGCTGCCCCCGGCCAGCCGCCACCCGGCCAACTCCAACCGCAACGCCCGCACCTCGCCCAGCCGGTGCACCCGCCCCCGGCACCCGACCCAGATCCGGTTCTCGTGCACGAAGTACTCCAGAACATCCGGCCCGGCCAGCTCATCACCCCGGCATCGCCGAGCCCAGCGCAGCACCGTGGCGGCGTCCCCGTCGGCCAAGGCAGCCCCCAGGCCAAACTCGGCCAGCTCCTGATCCCACCCGGCCCGCAACCCGCGCCGGCACACGCGGAGCACCTCCCCGCCGCCGGCGAGTTCCGCCCGCGCCCGCCATCGGGT contains:
- a CDS encoding ABC transporter permease; the protein is MDTRTAVRRWVDDLALGVRLAVGGSRNSWARLSLTAVGIGIGVAVLLLAASFLNIKDDHDARRSGRAVPTAAQQPVPGLDPLVAVRTSTEFRGQSVQGVLLQSTGGRTALPPGVGVLPKAGEFLVSPALNKLLDSAEGELLRPRFDGPRRLIAGAGLVGPHELFFYAGVADLSWAGDARAVYSFGEAKSPRELEPLLLLLVLVGACTMLIPVVVFIATSTRLAAAARDRRLAALRLVGADAAQTRRVAAGETLIGAVLGVLLGGAVFLLGRQLVELVELWGTSIFAADVRPSLWLVALIALGVPVLAVAVSMAALRNTLVDPLGSVRQARPITRRLAWRLVPLLLGGGLLAVQAGGLIDQTGSGTSGRAIVVIAAGVMLLLVSIPLLLPWAIEKTVGYFRGGHPAWQLAVRRMQLDSGTSARVIGGLAVVLAGGIALQTVLMTAQREFPPADRPSDAARLLVSVRSGAIDPPAVLGQLSRAPGLLSVTGIASTLARGPGVNDFYSIVLADCAELSRQTDITDCGPGKAWRVAPNPGTSDPSPPPVPGQQLMIDVDGTGRGPAWQPNWTVPAKLGPAKARVGSEYSLGASILLPTGGLPPELAKQLYLSAYLRIDPAQPDAAEHVRNVLGPYNWRASVHPQYNDNSYNRERAQSYGTVRRGVLIGVLVALLLAAASLLVIGFEQVRERRRPLAVLSANGVPRRTLAGSVLWQNAVPVLLAAVVSAGAGIGLGALLLRTVNRPLLLDWTSVGVSAGAAVLAALVVSLLTLPSVLRAMRPEGLRAE
- a CDS encoding ABC transporter ATP-binding protein, which codes for MNNVNGPLLAGFDLHKTFGPTPALAGAGMQVSPGEVVAVMGPSGSGKSTLLHCLAGILVPDSGRVSFRGREMSAMGESERSALRRTEFGFVFQFGQLVPELTSVENVALPLRLGGTKRREAERRATEWLDRLEVADVRDKRPGETSGGQGQRVAVARALVTGPRVIFADEPTGALDSLNGERVMRLLVTAAKDTGAAVVLVTHEARVAAYSDREVVVRDGRTRDVELVG
- a CDS encoding PadR family transcriptional regulator, which codes for MSIGHTLLGLLEGGPRHGYDLKRAYDERFGQDRPLHYGQVYSTLSRLLRNGLVQVEGVEQGEGPERKRYAITGAGITDVGAWLATPEKPEPYLQNTLYTKVVLALLSGRGAADLLDTQRAEHLRLMRELTQRKSAGDLADQLICDHALFHLEADLRWLELTAARLDQLAKEVGA
- a CDS encoding D-alanyl-D-alanine carboxypeptidase family protein, giving the protein MRRKIIGLTLAIGLTGALIGVLGTTGVWQNAAEWAGLDAAASTTTSRTSPPAETSVEVVAVPTNPARPPNTPGPQPEPKLDPNGKPICAVDPSYFDKKVDGLKDAAEAAWKHVRQVAWEAGLTLCVHDGKRSTAAQQAEFDAAVALHGSVAKAKQFVLPPGKSLHVQGLAVDVQPRPSAAWLERTKGEFGWCRRYANEPWHFEFDARYKTQGCPELLPHP
- a CDS encoding VOC family protein, whose product is MASGVRIELTAIDCPNPRELAEFYGRLLGWQLIKGREDFLALYDDDGVARLGFQRVQDYRPPTWPTGERPQMLHLDLRVDDLDAEHERTLACGAVVLGEVQGSSKKGWRVYADPAGHPFCLIAD
- a CDS encoding DUF445 domain-containing protein — encoded protein: METLTPAETVKRAELRKMKAVATSFLLGAVVIYVFARWQESVGAPAWVGFVRAAAEAGMVGALADWFAVTALFRRPLGLPIPHTAIIPTRKKELGTSLGDFVGANFLSTEVVRDKLSRVGIAGRLGQWLAAPGHAERVTEELATAVRGAVTVLRDEDVQAVLEQAVVRKLVDRPWGPPLGRLLGQTFADGAHHKLVDLLFDRAYDYVLTNEHTLKSLVSDRAPSWSPKFVEGMVADKVYNELLAFAWAVKTEPEHPVRLAVDKFLAEFAHDLQHDPDTMAKAEAVKQQVVEHPDVQNLVGSAWGTAKKMILAAAEDPSSEFRVRVRDGLRTLGRKLGAEPELRAKVDGWLEGAAVYLVTNYQAEIVTLITDTVDRWDGEQTARKVELQVGRDLQFIRINGTVVGALAGLGIHTVSQLLF
- a CDS encoding pyridoxal phosphate-dependent aminotransferase; amino-acid sequence: MTIPALVSRLQPFTSTIFAEMTALAQRTGAVNLGQGFPDTDGPASMLAAAQQAIADGINQYPPGPGRPELRAAIAEHRAGQYGQQFDQDTEILVTVGATEAIAASLIALVEPGDEVILIEPYYDSYAASVAMAGGVRRAVALRPDPDTGRFTLDVEALRAAAGPKTKALLLNTPHNPTGTVLTDAELAEIADLAQRHDFLVISDEVYEHLLYDGRKHHPIGTFPGMAERTLTISSSGKTFNATGWKIGWVCGPKELIAAVRAAKQFITFVGGAPFQPAVAHALRNELPWVETLRQDLQRKRDRLSEGLAGAGFKVLPSEGTYFICTDVRPLGFDDGATLCRELPERIGVAAIPVQVFCDDPATARHLVRFAYCKRDEVLDEALLRLGKLTA